Proteins from a single region of Gemmatirosa kalamazoonensis:
- a CDS encoding phage tail assembly chaperone: MPDDIAEIRAEHVTGPPHLLDAAVPYWRAFQTLHRARQRTAGGFGPPLPQPIPVSEALAYLRACWPSDDPDDREDALDLLQRLDSTYLSIAYERIARETPDVAPNGPSDRSTRP; this comes from the coding sequence ATTCCCGACGACATCGCGGAGATCCGCGCCGAGCACGTCACCGGTCCCCCCCACCTCCTCGACGCCGCCGTCCCGTACTGGCGCGCGTTCCAGACCCTCCATCGCGCGCGCCAGCGCACCGCCGGCGGCTTCGGCCCGCCGCTCCCGCAGCCCATCCCCGTCAGCGAGGCGCTCGCCTACCTCCGCGCCTGCTGGCCTTCCGACGACCCCGACGACCGCGAGGACGCCTTGGACCTCCTGCAACGACTCGACAGCACGTATCTGTCGATCGCGTACGAGCGCATCGCGCGGGAGACGCCGGATGTGGCGCCTAACGGGCCGTCCGATCGGAGTACCCGGCCGTGA
- a CDS encoding phage tail tube protein has protein sequence MGQATRNRIALKVARQSVSGTVPAAALFNLLRYTDESLGAAPQVTPSGEIVSDRNMSDPVLTGRTLSGGINGELSARSYDPLLESAMFASFTRTAEFIKGGGYAGLPEVTALSAPAANIQTATVASGGTFVKSKMLVQVSGFANATNNGVFLANADGGATTVTWTNAAGVAEAAPPAGARIKVIGAELPTTTQSGASNLNTATGVNFASFIPADGAWVWVGGDAANKKFATNPGGWARVAKAGRGNASLTFDILPIGWAADTNAAANSIRIYFGDFIANGVTPVLLAFERSFLDINNVHELFSDGVMGAVSYDLSAKSIAKVSYSGLTFATYALNVAEQKATTSTLGLGNTPYNTLANIGMIVEGGSAIPLAGPNYVLAAKINLDNGLRELPALATANGIIGVNPGKCNVTGSITAYLGDSTLLAKVMGQTPTNLAFPMREPNTDHGTVLDLPAVKYTTGAPAGDQDITVELGFQAYKHASLGYAFSQSILEGIGL, from the coding sequence GCGTCAGAGCGTCTCGGGCACGGTGCCCGCCGCCGCCCTGTTCAACCTCCTGCGCTACACCGACGAGTCGCTCGGCGCCGCGCCGCAGGTTACGCCCTCGGGCGAGATCGTGAGCGACCGCAACATGTCCGACCCGGTGCTCACGGGCCGCACGCTCTCCGGCGGCATCAACGGCGAGCTCTCGGCGCGCTCGTACGACCCGCTCCTCGAGTCGGCGATGTTCGCGTCGTTCACGCGCACGGCGGAGTTCATCAAGGGTGGCGGCTACGCCGGCCTCCCGGAGGTGACGGCGCTGTCGGCGCCGGCGGCCAACATCCAGACGGCGACGGTCGCCTCCGGCGGCACCTTCGTGAAGTCGAAGATGCTGGTCCAGGTCAGCGGCTTCGCCAACGCGACCAACAACGGCGTGTTCCTCGCGAACGCGGACGGTGGCGCTACGACCGTCACGTGGACGAACGCCGCCGGCGTCGCCGAGGCCGCACCGCCGGCCGGCGCGCGCATCAAGGTCATCGGCGCCGAGCTACCGACGACGACGCAGTCCGGCGCGTCGAACCTGAACACCGCGACCGGCGTCAACTTCGCCTCGTTCATCCCCGCCGACGGCGCGTGGGTGTGGGTCGGCGGCGACGCGGCGAACAAGAAGTTCGCCACGAACCCGGGCGGCTGGGCGCGCGTCGCGAAGGCCGGCCGCGGGAACGCGTCGCTCACGTTCGACATCCTGCCGATCGGGTGGGCCGCCGACACCAACGCGGCCGCGAACTCGATCCGCATCTACTTCGGCGACTTCATCGCGAACGGCGTGACGCCGGTGCTGCTCGCCTTCGAGCGCTCGTTCCTCGACATCAACAACGTCCACGAGCTGTTCTCGGACGGCGTGATGGGCGCGGTGAGCTACGACCTCAGCGCGAAGTCGATCGCGAAGGTGAGCTACAGCGGCCTCACGTTCGCGACCTACGCGCTGAACGTGGCCGAACAGAAGGCCACGACGTCGACGCTCGGCCTCGGCAACACGCCCTACAACACGCTGGCCAACATCGGGATGATCGTGGAGGGCGGGAGCGCGATCCCGCTCGCGGGGCCGAACTACGTGCTCGCCGCGAAGATCAACCTCGACAACGGGCTGCGCGAGCTGCCCGCGCTGGCGACGGCGAACGGCATCATCGGCGTGAACCCGGGCAAGTGCAACGTCACCGGCTCCATCACGGCCTACCTCGGCGACAGCACGCTGCTCGCCAAGGTGATGGGCCAGACGCCGACGAACCTCGCGTTCCCGATGCGCGAGCCGAACACGGACCACGGGACGGTGCTCGACCTGCCCGCCGTGAAGTACACGACCGGCGCGCCGGCCGGCGACCAGGACATCACCGTGGAGCTGGGCTTCCAGGCGTACAAGCACGCCTCGCTCGGCTACGCGTTCAGCCAGTCCATCCTCGAGGGGATCGGCCTGTAA